A section of the Oncorhynchus tshawytscha isolate Ot180627B unplaced genomic scaffold, Otsh_v2.0 Un_contig_10252_pilon_pilon, whole genome shotgun sequence genome encodes:
- the LOC112240596 gene encoding stonustoxin subunit beta-like: MKPGLRKYACDLTLDPNTVNRLLFLSEENRKVMRRRDEQPYPDHPERFDYWGQVLCREGLTGRCYWEVESSGSEADIGVTYKGISRRGKGKDCLIGFNDKSWHLFCADNIYMAVHKNNHTIIDIPPSSFHKVGVYLDWPAGTLSFYRVSSDTLTHLYTFYTTFTEPLYPGFYVYDVTSSVSLCQVVPVSNTT, from the exons ATGAAACCTGGGcttagaaaat ATGCctgtgatctcacactggacccaaacacagtaaacagactcctctttctgtctgaggagaacagaaaggtaATGCGTAGGAGAGACGAGCAGCCttatcctgatcacccagagagatttgacTACTGGGgacaggtgctgtgtagagagggtctgactgggcgctgttactgggaggtagagtcGAGCGGGAGTGAGGCTGAtataggagtgacatataaaggaatcagCAGGAGAGGAAAGGGTAAGGACTGTCTGATTGGGTTTAATGACAAGTCCTGGCATCTGTTTTGCGCTGACAACATTTACATGGCCGTGCACAAAAATAATCACACTATCATAGACATTCCCCCCTCCAGTTTCCATAAAGTTGGAGTGTATCTAGACTGGCCAGccggcactctgtccttctatagagtctcctctgacacactgacccacctgtacacattctacaccacattcactgagcccctctatccagggttttatGTTTATGATGTTAcctcctcagtgtccctgtgtcaGGTGGTCCCTGTGTCAAACACAACATGA